In one Drosophila gunungcola strain Sukarami chromosome 2R unlocalized genomic scaffold, Dgunungcola_SK_2 000004F, whole genome shotgun sequence genomic region, the following are encoded:
- the LOC128253694 gene encoding uncharacterized protein LOC128253694 translates to MADGDNFTIGSFPEDAIEYSSTLADSSSEITIPSVLISSIMLLGQILWLRMSSRQATVEKCDLEPNNANSVVKMI, encoded by the coding sequence ATGGCCGATGGAGATAATTTTACCATAGGATCATTTCCAGAAGATGCTATAGAATATTCAAGTACTCTTGCAGATAGCTCATCGGAAATCACGATACCAAGTGTCTTGATATCGAGTATTATGCTCCTGGGTCAAATATTGTGGCTTAGAATGAGCTCTAGGCAAGCAACTGTGGAAAAATGCGACTTAGAACCAAACAATGCGAATTCTGTCGTAAAAATGATATga
- the LOC128253670 gene encoding transportin-3 isoform X2, which yields MLEYSLVANYLDSRLFQMVISLEAAFQSSVDKQDLMQNYCHIFVNLFETHYQLTKWDPSKIQERFLTIELLLLIAAKCPLSVVESSMNVWSLLSADFKNHCDDQLISTYRPYFLRFLNQLFIIAAVPASYACIELPNSLDRFRGLVAEVLVDLANSVEEITLNELYDIVRNRESPWTDVEMGIFFLRHLMQRVHQLPFILNILDSVRNRKEPLIRLQVLELISTPGIVDPGTIWNCLLNELRQEVPILAAIECRLSLLMPYWKCLLHLASSVDEFHLKECQRSELLARIYTLVRQLGPSYVQEANKYLVNECSNCQGPRKNRIYMIKYHLNLSKNI from the coding sequence ATGTTGGAGTACTCCTTGGTCGCAAATTACCTGGACTCCCGTTTGTTCCAGATGGTCATCTCACTGGAAGCTGCGTTCCAAAGCTCCGTGGACAAGCAGGATCTAATGCAAAACTATTGCCACATATTCGTGAACCTGTTTGAAACTCACTACCAGCTGACAAAATGGGATCCTTCGAAAATCCAGGAGCGATTTCTCACCATCGAGCTGTTGCTACTTATAGCCGCCAAGTGCCCACTGTCGGTGGTCGAAAGCTCCATGAATGTGTGGTCTTTGCTGTCGGCAGATTTTAAGAACCATTGCGATGACCAATTGATTTCTACATATCGACCCTACTTTCTGCGATTTCTAAATCAACTTTTCATTATAGCCGCTGTGCCAGCGAGCTATGCGTGCATTGAGCTTCCCAACTCCTTGGATCGTTTCCGAGGACTTGTGGCCGAAGTCCTGGTGGATTTAGCCAACTCGGTGGAGGAAATTACCCTCAATGAACTGTACGATATTGTAAGAAATAGGGAGAGTCCCTGGACAGATGTGGAAATGGGCATTTTTTTTCTGCGACACTTGATGCAAAGGGTGCACCAGttgccttttattttgaatattttggaCAGCGTAAGGAATCGAAAGGAGCCTTTAATACGCCTTCAAGTCCTGGAATTGATTTCCACCCCAGGAATCGTGGATCCCGGCACCATCTGGAATTGTCTGCTCAACGAACTGAGACAGGAAGTGCCAATTTTGGCGGCGATCGAATGCCGCTTAAGCCTTCTGATGCCCTATTGGAAATGTTTATTGCATTTGGCTTCCTCGGTGGACGAGTTCCACTTGAAGGAGTGCCAACGCAGTGAACTTTTGGCCAGGATCTACACTTTGGTCAGGCAACTTGGTCCATCATATGTCCAAGAAGCGAATAAGTATCTGGTAAATGAGTGTAGTAACTGTCAAGGCCCCCGTAAAAATCGTATTTATATGATCAAATATCACCTAAAcctttcaaaaaatatttaa
- the LOC128253670 gene encoding transportin-3 isoform X1: MESKFTKENVIYALYLLRIGTNPPADKYLHSFQKSKEAWRISEELLSHQPSYPLHILTFAAMSLAKKTKNDFNRLSMPKRWHLRDSFIQHLLNAAMIPGSNSLIVQLGICLSALGLGSPNLEDEICGFVRQLSEKPEHIMALLEVLRILPEEARSFDPEQHVESLESVRLALRSQSSNIFNAVEGFLERRDLPDGVLLKCLAVLASWTRYGFILTDQVLERKLFQRAYVILVTPLIEGHLEAADCVVGMLEYSLVANYLDSRLFQMVISLEAAFQSSVDKQDLMQNYCHIFVNLFETHYQLTKWDPSKIQERFLTIELLLLIAAKCPLSVVESSMNVWSLLSADFKNHCDDQLISTYRPYFLRFLNQLFIIAAVPASYACIELPNSLDRFRGLVAEVLVDLANSVEEITLNELYDIVRNRESPWTDVEMGIFFLRHLMQRVHQLPFILNILDSVRNRKEPLIRLQVLELISTPGIVDPGTIWNCLLNELRQEVPILAAIECRLSLLMPYWKCLLHLASSVDEFHLKECQRSELLARIYTLVRQLGPSYVQEANKYLVNECSNCQGPRKNRIYMIKYHLNLSKNI; the protein is encoded by the coding sequence ATGGAGTCAAAGTTTACGAAGGAAAATGTCATATATGCTCTTTATCTGTTGCGCATTGGCACCAATCCACCGGCCGACAAATACTTGCACTCCTTCCAGAAATCGAAAGAAGCTTGGCGGATATCTGAGGAATTGCTGTCCCACCAGCCATCTTATCCCCTGCACATTCTGACCTTTGCCGCCATGAGTTTGGCCAAGAAAACAAAGAATGATTTTAATCGGCTTAGTATGCCCAAACGATGGCATCTAAGGGATAGCTTCATCCAGCACCTGCTAAATGCAGCCATGATACCGGGATCCAATTCTTTGATTGTACAATTGGGCATATGTCTGTCAGCTTTGGGGCTAGGCTCGCCCAATTTGGAAGACGAAATATGTGGCTTTGTGCGGCAGTTATCCGAAAAGCCCGAACACATAATGGCACTGCTGGAGGTCCTGAGGATTCTGCCCGAAGAGGCTCGGTCATTTGATCCGGAGCAGCATGTAGAATCTTTGGAATCCGTGCGCCTGGCGCTCCGTTCTCAGTCCTCCAACATTTTCAATGCGGTGGAGGGATTTCTAGAGCGACGCGACTTACCAGATGGTGTTTTGCTTAAGTGTCTGGCCGTTTTAGCATCCTGGACAAGGTATGGCTTTATATTAACCGACCAAGTGCTAGAGCGTAAGCTGTTCCAACGGGCATATGTTATCTTAGTTACCCCCCTCATTGAGGGACATTTGGAGGCGGCCGACTGTGTAGTGGGCATGTTGGAGTACTCCTTGGTCGCAAATTACCTGGACTCCCGTTTGTTCCAGATGGTCATCTCACTGGAAGCTGCGTTCCAAAGCTCCGTGGACAAGCAGGATCTAATGCAAAACTATTGCCACATATTCGTGAACCTGTTTGAAACTCACTACCAGCTGACAAAATGGGATCCTTCGAAAATCCAGGAGCGATTTCTCACCATCGAGCTGTTGCTACTTATAGCCGCCAAGTGCCCACTGTCGGTGGTCGAAAGCTCCATGAATGTGTGGTCTTTGCTGTCGGCAGATTTTAAGAACCATTGCGATGACCAATTGATTTCTACATATCGACCCTACTTTCTGCGATTTCTAAATCAACTTTTCATTATAGCCGCTGTGCCAGCGAGCTATGCGTGCATTGAGCTTCCCAACTCCTTGGATCGTTTCCGAGGACTTGTGGCCGAAGTCCTGGTGGATTTAGCCAACTCGGTGGAGGAAATTACCCTCAATGAACTGTACGATATTGTAAGAAATAGGGAGAGTCCCTGGACAGATGTGGAAATGGGCATTTTTTTTCTGCGACACTTGATGCAAAGGGTGCACCAGttgccttttattttgaatattttggaCAGCGTAAGGAATCGAAAGGAGCCTTTAATACGCCTTCAAGTCCTGGAATTGATTTCCACCCCAGGAATCGTGGATCCCGGCACCATCTGGAATTGTCTGCTCAACGAACTGAGACAGGAAGTGCCAATTTTGGCGGCGATCGAATGCCGCTTAAGCCTTCTGATGCCCTATTGGAAATGTTTATTGCATTTGGCTTCCTCGGTGGACGAGTTCCACTTGAAGGAGTGCCAACGCAGTGAACTTTTGGCCAGGATCTACACTTTGGTCAGGCAACTTGGTCCATCATATGTCCAAGAAGCGAATAAGTATCTGGTAAATGAGTGTAGTAACTGTCAAGGCCCCCGTAAAAATCGTATTTATATGATCAAATATCACCTAAAcctttcaaaaaatatttaa